The following are encoded in a window of Streptomyces griseiscabiei genomic DNA:
- a CDS encoding precorrin-8X methylmutase has translation MTTYDYEKDGPAIYRQSFATIRAEADLAALPADVSQVAVRMIHACGMVDLVRDLVYTPDAVARARAALRAGAPIFTDVRMVASGVTRKRLPAGNDVLCTLSDPAVPELAAKLGTTRSAAALELWRDRLEGSVVAVGNAPTALFRLLEMIDEGAPRPAAVIGVPVGFVGAAESKDALAAHPSGLDHIVVRGRRGGSAIAAAALNAIASEEE, from the coding sequence GTGACCACCTACGACTACGAGAAGGACGGCCCGGCGATCTACCGGCAGTCCTTCGCCACCATCCGCGCGGAGGCGGACCTCGCGGCCCTGCCCGCCGACGTCAGCCAGGTCGCGGTCCGGATGATCCACGCCTGCGGAATGGTCGACCTGGTACGGGACCTGGTGTACACACCGGACGCGGTGGCCCGTGCCCGTGCGGCCCTGCGCGCCGGGGCGCCCATCTTCACGGACGTCCGGATGGTCGCCAGCGGGGTGACCCGCAAGCGGCTGCCCGCCGGCAACGACGTGCTGTGCACGCTCTCCGACCCGGCCGTCCCCGAGCTTGCGGCGAAGCTGGGCACCACCCGCAGCGCCGCCGCCCTGGAGCTGTGGCGGGACCGGCTGGAGGGCTCGGTGGTGGCCGTCGGCAACGCGCCCACCGCGCTGTTCCGGCTGCTGGAGATGATCGACGAGGGCGCGCCCCGGCCCGCCGCCGTCATCGGGGTGCCGGTCGGGTTCGTGGGCGCCGCCGAGTCCAAGGACGCGCTGGCCGCGCATCCGTCGGGCCTGGACCACATCGTCGTACGCGGCCGTCGCGGCGGGAGCGCCATCGCCGCCGCCGCGCTCAACGCGATCGCGAGCGAGGAAGAGTGA
- the cobG gene encoding precorrin-3B synthase has translation MSSASPLPSSSQATVAPRDRGDACPGTLRLHTADDGALARVRVPGGVLTVRQAEALAEAARRFGDGDLHLTSRGNVQLRGLAGGCGGELAGSLAAAGLLPSAGHERVRNIVASPLSGLDGRGLYDVRPWLSALDAELCASTAARELSGRFLFALDDGRGDVAGLDADVTVRAAGDGGALLSLGAADEVLWVPGADAAHAALAAAETFLSAARESGARVWRVTELPQREALSGPVRDRLAADGIAAESRTPAKTPPAGAEGPPPGAVGDALSVHVPLGRLTGLQWRELTALAATTPYRELRLTPWRGVVVPAPGLGEERTGEALARLSVTGLVTDPASPWRRVGACIGRPGCAKSLADVRADATGSLEAAGRAGLPLYWSGCERRCGRPPGDRVDVVAVEGGGYELTRTTTGPEPRTTHMTDPGRLATALAAITS, from the coding sequence ATGTCCTCCGCGTCTCCCCTTCCGTCATCGTCCCAGGCCACAGTGGCACCACGGGACCGGGGCGACGCCTGCCCGGGGACGCTCAGGCTGCACACGGCGGACGACGGGGCGCTCGCCCGGGTCCGGGTCCCCGGTGGTGTGCTGACCGTCCGCCAGGCCGAGGCGCTCGCGGAGGCCGCCCGGCGGTTCGGTGACGGTGATCTTCACCTCACCTCGCGCGGCAATGTGCAGCTGCGGGGGCTGGCCGGGGGCTGCGGGGGCGAGCTGGCCGGGTCGCTGGCGGCGGCCGGGCTGCTGCCGTCCGCCGGGCACGAGCGGGTGCGCAACATCGTGGCCTCGCCGCTGTCCGGCCTCGACGGGCGGGGTCTGTACGACGTACGGCCCTGGCTGTCGGCGCTCGACGCGGAGCTGTGCGCGAGCACGGCGGCACGGGAGTTGTCGGGCCGGTTCCTGTTCGCGCTCGACGACGGGCGGGGCGATGTGGCCGGGCTCGACGCCGATGTGACCGTACGGGCCGCCGGGGACGGCGGTGCGCTGCTGAGTCTCGGAGCGGCCGACGAGGTCCTGTGGGTGCCGGGCGCGGACGCCGCTCACGCGGCTCTGGCCGCCGCCGAGACCTTCCTGTCGGCGGCGCGGGAGAGCGGGGCCCGGGTCTGGCGGGTGACCGAACTCCCGCAGCGGGAGGCCTTGTCCGGCCCGGTCCGTGACCGGCTGGCCGCCGACGGGATCGCCGCCGAGTCCCGGACCCCTGCGAAGACACCCCCGGCCGGAGCCGAGGGGCCGCCGCCCGGAGCCGTCGGCGACGCCCTCTCCGTCCATGTCCCCCTCGGGCGCCTCACCGGCCTCCAGTGGCGGGAGTTGACCGCACTCGCGGCCACGACCCCGTACCGGGAACTGCGCCTGACCCCCTGGCGGGGAGTCGTCGTCCCGGCGCCCGGCCTGGGCGAGGAGCGGACGGGCGAGGCGCTGGCCCGGCTCTCCGTGACCGGCCTCGTCACCGACCCCGCCTCGCCCTGGCGGCGGGTCGGCGCCTGTATCGGGCGGCCCGGCTGCGCCAAGTCCCTGGCGGACGTACGGGCGGACGCGACCGGAAGCCTGGAGGCGGCCGGGCGCGCGGGACTCCCCCTGTACTGGTCCGGCTGCGAGCGCCGCTGCGGCCGGCCCCCGGGTGACCGGGTCGACGTGGTGGCGGTGGAGGGCGGCGGCTACGAACTGACCCGCACCACCACCGGACCCGAGCCCCGCACCACCCACATGACCGACCCGGGCCGCCTCGCCACCGCCCTGGCGGCGATCACCTCATGA
- the cobN gene encoding cobaltochelatase subunit CobN, producing the protein MQPSSGERSAQPHILLLSTSDTDLLSARAAGGPVPYRFANPSRLPLEDLPALLDGAGLVVVRLLGGIRAWQEGLDLLLADGRPVVVLTGEQAPDAQLMAASTVPVGIAAEAHAYLAHGGPANLEQLARFLSDTVLLTGHGFDAPAPAPSWGPLPREARETDGPTVAVLYYRAHHMSGNTAFVGALCEAIEDTGARALPLYVASLRAPEPELIEELRAADAIVTTVLAAGGTKPAEASAGGDDESWDAGALTGLDVPILQALCLTGSRSAWEESDEGVSPLDAASQIAVPEFDGRLITVPFSFKEIDEDGLPAYVADPERAARVAGIAVRHARLRHIAGADKRLALVLSAYPTKHSRIGNAVGLDTPASAVALLRRLLDEGYDFGGADVPGLASGDGDELIRALIEAGGHDQDWLTEEQLARNPVRIPAADYRRWYAGLPEELRTSVEEHWGPPPGEMFVDRSANPEGDIVLAALRFGNLLILIQPPRGFGENPIAIYHDPDLPPSHHYLAAYRWIAARADDGGFGADAMIHLGKHGNLEWLPGKNAGLSAACGPDAALGDLPLIYPFLVNDPGEGTQAKRRVHATLVDHLVPPMARADSYGDIARLEQLLDEYAQISSMDPAKLPAIRAQIWTLIQAAKLDHDLGLNDRPEDDGFDDFLLHVDGWLCEVKDAQIRDGLHVLGNPPADADRVNLVLAILRARQIWGGTTALPGLREALGLDESAATRTTADEAEAKARALVERMEELGWDPDSVPDEHGEQVTAILEFAAREVVPRLKATTAELHHVVHALNGGFVPAGPSGSPLRGLVNVLPTGRNFYSVDPKAVPSRLAWETGQALADSLLERYRADNGEWPTSVGLSLWGTSAMRTSGDDVAEALALLGVRPVWDDASRRVTGLEAVPAEELGRPRVDVTLRISGFFRDAFPHTIGLLDDAVRLAASLDEPAEVNHVRAHVQADLASHGDERRATTRIFGSRPGTYGAGLLQLIDSRDWRTDADLAEVYTVWGGYAYGRELDGRPAREEMETAYKRIEVAAKNTDTREHDIADSDDYFQYHGGMVATVRALRGTAPEAYIGDSTRPETVRTRTLVEETSRVFRARVVNPKWIEAMRRHGYKGAFELAATVDYLFGYDATTGVIADWMYDKLTETYVLDETNREFLQQANPWALHGIAERLLEAESRGMWEKPDPAVLEGLRQVYLEAEGDLEGGED; encoded by the coding sequence ATGCAGCCATCGTCCGGGGAGCGCTCCGCGCAGCCCCACATCCTGCTCCTGTCGACGTCCGACACCGACCTGCTCAGCGCCCGCGCGGCCGGCGGCCCGGTCCCGTACCGCTTCGCCAACCCCTCCCGTCTCCCGCTGGAGGACCTCCCGGCCCTCCTCGACGGCGCCGGCCTGGTCGTCGTCCGCCTCCTCGGCGGCATCCGCGCCTGGCAGGAAGGTCTCGATCTGCTGCTCGCCGACGGCCGCCCGGTCGTCGTCCTCACCGGTGAACAGGCGCCCGATGCCCAGCTGATGGCCGCCTCCACGGTCCCCGTCGGCATCGCCGCCGAGGCACACGCCTATCTCGCCCACGGCGGCCCCGCCAACCTGGAGCAGCTGGCCCGCTTCCTCTCCGACACGGTCCTGCTCACCGGCCACGGCTTCGACGCCCCCGCGCCCGCCCCGTCCTGGGGCCCGCTGCCCCGGGAGGCGAGGGAGACCGACGGCCCGACCGTCGCCGTGCTCTACTACCGGGCCCACCACATGAGCGGCAACACCGCCTTCGTGGGCGCCCTGTGCGAGGCGATCGAGGACACCGGCGCCCGCGCGCTCCCCCTGTACGTGGCCTCCCTGCGCGCCCCCGAGCCCGAGCTGATCGAGGAACTGCGCGCCGCCGACGCCATCGTGACCACCGTCCTCGCCGCGGGCGGCACCAAGCCCGCCGAGGCCTCGGCCGGCGGCGACGACGAGTCCTGGGACGCGGGCGCCCTCACCGGCCTGGACGTGCCGATCCTCCAGGCCCTGTGCCTGACCGGTTCGCGTTCCGCCTGGGAGGAGAGCGACGAGGGTGTCTCCCCGCTCGACGCGGCCAGCCAGATCGCGGTCCCCGAGTTCGACGGCCGCCTGATCACCGTCCCGTTCTCCTTCAAGGAGATCGACGAGGACGGCCTCCCCGCCTACGTCGCCGACCCCGAGCGCGCCGCCCGGGTCGCCGGGATCGCCGTACGCCACGCACGTCTGCGCCACATCGCAGGCGCCGACAAGCGCCTCGCGCTCGTCCTGTCCGCCTACCCGACCAAGCACTCCCGCATCGGCAACGCGGTCGGCCTGGACACCCCGGCCAGCGCGGTCGCCCTGCTGCGCCGACTGCTCGACGAGGGCTACGACTTCGGGGGCGCCGACGTCCCCGGTCTCGCCTCCGGCGACGGCGACGAACTGATCCGCGCCCTCATCGAGGCCGGCGGCCACGACCAGGACTGGCTGACCGAGGAGCAGCTGGCCCGCAACCCGGTCCGTATCCCGGCGGCCGACTACCGCCGCTGGTACGCCGGACTCCCCGAGGAGCTGCGCACCTCCGTCGAGGAGCACTGGGGCCCGCCGCCCGGCGAGATGTTCGTCGACCGCAGCGCCAACCCGGAGGGCGACATCGTCCTCGCGGCCCTGCGCTTCGGCAATCTGCTGATCCTCATCCAGCCGCCGCGCGGCTTCGGCGAGAACCCGATCGCGATCTACCACGACCCCGATCTCCCGCCCTCCCACCACTACCTGGCCGCCTACCGCTGGATCGCGGCCCGCGCCGACGACGGCGGCTTCGGCGCCGACGCGATGATCCACCTCGGCAAGCACGGCAACCTGGAGTGGCTGCCCGGCAAGAACGCGGGCCTGTCCGCCGCCTGCGGCCCCGACGCCGCCCTCGGCGACCTGCCGCTGATCTACCCCTTCCTGGTCAACGACCCGGGCGAGGGCACCCAGGCCAAGCGCCGCGTCCACGCCACCCTCGTCGACCACCTCGTGCCCCCGATGGCCCGCGCGGACTCCTACGGCGACATCGCGCGCCTGGAGCAACTCCTCGACGAGTACGCCCAGATCTCCTCCATGGACCCGGCCAAGCTCCCGGCGATCCGCGCCCAGATCTGGACCCTCATCCAGGCCGCCAAGCTCGATCACGACCTCGGTCTGAACGACCGCCCCGAGGACGACGGCTTCGACGACTTCCTGCTCCACGTCGACGGCTGGCTCTGCGAGGTCAAGGACGCCCAGATCCGCGACGGTCTGCACGTCCTCGGCAACCCGCCGGCCGACGCCGACCGCGTCAACCTGGTCCTCGCCATCCTGCGGGCCCGGCAGATCTGGGGCGGCACCACCGCCCTGCCCGGTCTGCGCGAGGCCCTCGGCCTCGACGAGTCCGCCGCCACCCGTACGACCGCCGACGAGGCGGAGGCCAAGGCCCGCGCCCTGGTCGAACGTATGGAGGAGCTGGGCTGGGACCCGGACTCCGTGCCCGACGAGCACGGCGAACAGGTCACCGCCATCCTGGAGTTCGCCGCCCGCGAGGTCGTCCCGCGCCTGAAGGCCACCACCGCCGAACTCCACCACGTCGTCCACGCCCTGAACGGCGGCTTCGTCCCCGCCGGCCCCTCCGGCTCCCCGCTCCGGGGCCTGGTGAACGTCCTGCCGACCGGCCGGAACTTCTACTCCGTCGACCCCAAGGCCGTCCCCTCCCGCCTCGCGTGGGAGACCGGGCAGGCCCTCGCGGACTCCCTGCTGGAGCGCTACCGCGCCGACAACGGCGAATGGCCCACCTCCGTGGGCCTCTCCCTGTGGGGCACCAGCGCCATGCGCACGTCCGGCGACGACGTGGCCGAGGCCCTGGCCCTGCTCGGCGTCCGCCCGGTCTGGGACGACGCCTCCCGCCGTGTCACCGGCCTGGAGGCCGTTCCCGCCGAGGAACTGGGCCGCCCCCGCGTCGATGTCACCCTGCGCATCTCGGGCTTCTTCCGCGACGCGTTCCCGCACACCATCGGGCTGCTCGACGACGCCGTACGGCTGGCCGCGTCGCTCGACGAGCCCGCCGAGGTCAACCACGTACGGGCCCACGTCCAGGCGGACCTGGCCTCCCACGGCGACGAACGCCGGGCCACCACCCGGATCTTCGGCTCCCGGCCCGGCACGTACGGCGCGGGCCTGCTCCAGCTCATCGACTCCCGCGACTGGCGCACCGACGCCGACCTCGCCGAGGTCTACACGGTGTGGGGCGGTTACGCCTACGGCCGGGAACTGGACGGCCGCCCGGCCCGCGAGGAGATGGAGACCGCGTACAAGCGGATCGAGGTGGCAGCGAAGAACACCGACACCCGTGAGCACGACATCGCCGACTCCGACGACTACTTCCAGTACCACGGCGGCATGGTGGCCACCGTCCGCGCCCTGCGCGGCACGGCTCCCGAGGCGTACATCGGCGACTCCACCCGCCCGGAGACGGTCCGCACCCGCACCCTCGTCGAGGAGACGTCGAGGGTCTTCCGGGCCCGTGTGGTCAACCCCAAGTGGATCGAGGCGATGCGCCGCCACGGCTACAAGGGCGCCTTCGAACTCGCCGCCACCGTCGACTACCTGTTCGGCTACGACGCCACCACGGGCGTGATCGCCGACTGGATGTACGACAAGCTCACCGAGACCTACGTCCTCGACGAGACCAACCGCGAGTTCCTCCAGCAGGCCAACCCCTGGGCCCTGCACGGCATCGCCGAGCGGCTGCTGGAGGCGGAGTCGCGCGGTATGTGGGAGAAGCCGGACCCGGCGGTGCTGGAGGGGCTGCGTCAGGTCTACCTGGAGGCCGAGGGGGACCTGGAGGGCGGCGAGGACTGA
- a CDS encoding gamma-glutamyl-gamma-aminobutyrate hydrolase family protein has protein sequence MTTPVRPLIAVPARFAATTSALRYAAEVNARALIEAVWRAGGEPASIHPAPEDVAARLARFDGVLLPGGGDLAPHRYGATDTHSSVYDVDETQDAFDLDVARTALESGIPLLAVCRGLQVVNVALGGTLEQDMGGPDREHRHLVHPVALRRETLVERATGAQKVEASCYHHQRVDRPGEGLQVTARAADGTVEGLELPGAPGWFTAVQWHPEDTAEEDPVQQALFGALVAAAGARRQSSPPSRSPSASR, from the coding sequence GTGACCACGCCCGTACGACCGCTGATCGCCGTCCCCGCCCGCTTCGCCGCCACGACCTCCGCGCTGCGGTACGCCGCCGAGGTCAACGCCCGCGCGCTGATCGAGGCCGTCTGGCGGGCGGGCGGCGAGCCCGCCTCCATCCATCCGGCCCCCGAGGACGTGGCCGCGCGCCTCGCCCGCTTCGACGGGGTCCTGCTCCCCGGCGGCGGCGACCTCGCCCCGCACCGGTACGGCGCCACCGACACCCACTCCAGCGTCTACGACGTGGACGAGACACAGGACGCCTTCGATCTCGACGTCGCCCGCACCGCCCTGGAGTCGGGCATCCCGCTGCTCGCGGTCTGCCGGGGCCTCCAGGTCGTCAACGTCGCCCTCGGCGGCACCCTGGAACAGGACATGGGCGGCCCGGACCGGGAGCACCGCCACCTCGTGCACCCGGTGGCGCTCCGGCGCGAGACCCTGGTGGAGCGCGCCACCGGGGCGCAGAAGGTGGAGGCCTCCTGCTACCACCACCAGCGCGTGGACCGGCCGGGCGAGGGGCTTCAGGTCACCGCCCGCGCCGCCGACGGCACCGTCGAAGGGCTCGAACTCCCGGGCGCGCCCGGCTGGTTCACCGCCGTCCAGTGGCATCCGGAGGACACCGCCGAAGAGGACCCGGTACAACAGGCCCTCTTCGGGGCGCTCGTGGCGGCGGCCGGGGCCCGCCGTCAGTCCTCGCCGCCCTCCAGGTCCCCCTCGGCCTCCAGGTAG
- a CDS encoding aldehyde dehydrogenase produces the protein MPAPAPAHDVLLRRAKELDLPGRHHIDGVDEAGGGASFAVVSPRDGQVLVEVADAGDAEVGLAVAAARRAFDSGPWPRLAPADRGRVLLRVAELLEEQRERLALTITLEMGKPYTEAHDIELRAAITTFRWYGQLADKLTDESPHTAPDSLALVTREPAGVVGAVVPWNFPLTLASWKVAPALAAGCTVVLKPSENSPLSALLLGRIGTEAGLPPGVLNVVTGDGPTAGRALGLHPDVDVLAFTGSTAVGRHFLRYSADSNLKRVWLELGGKSPNIILPDAPDLEKAAATAAWGIFFNQGEMCTAPSRLLVHSSVAERVTEAIVARARELRVGDPLDPATEMGALVGESHLERVRDHVATGLSEGARLRAGGSRTRAETGGSYLEPTVFDRVDPGMRLAREEIFGPVLSVLAFDDLDEAVTLANATEYGLAAGLWTSDLATAHKVSRALKAGTVWVNCYEEGDLTVPFGGMKQSGNGRDKSAHAIEKYTELKTTWIQL, from the coding sequence ATGCCCGCCCCCGCCCCCGCACACGACGTACTGCTCCGTCGCGCCAAGGAGCTGGACCTGCCCGGCAGGCACCACATCGACGGGGTGGACGAAGCGGGCGGGGGCGCCTCCTTCGCCGTCGTGTCCCCCCGCGACGGGCAGGTCCTCGTCGAGGTCGCCGACGCCGGCGACGCCGAGGTCGGCCTCGCCGTGGCCGCCGCCCGCCGCGCCTTCGACTCCGGCCCCTGGCCGCGTCTGGCCCCCGCCGACCGGGGCCGCGTCCTGCTCCGGGTCGCCGAACTCCTCGAAGAGCAGCGGGAGAGGCTCGCCCTGACCATCACTCTGGAGATGGGCAAGCCGTACACGGAGGCGCACGACATCGAACTGCGCGCCGCGATCACCACGTTCCGCTGGTACGGGCAGCTGGCCGACAAGCTCACCGACGAGTCGCCGCACACCGCCCCCGACTCCCTGGCCCTCGTCACCCGGGAGCCCGCCGGGGTGGTGGGCGCGGTCGTACCATGGAACTTCCCGCTGACACTGGCGAGTTGGAAGGTCGCCCCGGCGCTCGCGGCCGGCTGCACGGTCGTCCTGAAGCCGTCCGAGAACTCACCGCTCTCCGCACTGCTCCTCGGCCGGATCGGCACCGAGGCCGGACTGCCGCCCGGTGTCCTCAACGTCGTCACCGGTGACGGACCGACCGCCGGGCGGGCCCTCGGCCTCCACCCCGACGTGGACGTGCTCGCCTTCACCGGCTCCACGGCCGTCGGCCGGCACTTCCTGCGCTACTCCGCCGACTCCAACCTCAAGCGCGTCTGGCTCGAACTGGGCGGCAAGTCACCGAACATCATCCTCCCCGACGCCCCCGACCTGGAGAAGGCCGCCGCCACCGCCGCCTGGGGCATCTTCTTCAACCAGGGCGAGATGTGCACCGCCCCCTCCCGGCTCCTGGTGCACTCCTCCGTCGCCGAACGCGTCACCGAGGCGATCGTGGCCCGCGCCCGGGAGCTGCGCGTCGGCGATCCGCTCGACCCGGCCACCGAGATGGGCGCCCTGGTCGGCGAGAGCCACCTGGAGCGGGTGCGGGACCATGTCGCCACCGGTCTGAGCGAGGGGGCCCGCCTGCGCGCGGGCGGCTCCCGGACCCGCGCCGAGACCGGCGGCAGCTATCTGGAGCCCACCGTCTTCGACCGGGTGGACCCCGGTATGCGGCTGGCCCGCGAGGAGATCTTCGGCCCCGTCCTGTCGGTCCTCGCCTTCGACGACCTCGACGAGGCCGTGACGCTCGCCAACGCCACCGAGTACGGCCTCGCCGCCGGCCTGTGGACCTCCGACCTGGCCACCGCCCACAAGGTCTCGCGCGCGCTGAAGGCCGGGACGGTCTGGGTGAACTGCTACGAGGAGGGCGACCTGACCGTCCCCTTCGGCGGCATGAAGCAGTCGGGCAACGGCCGGGACAAGTCCGCCCACGCCATCGAGAAGTACACCGAACTGAAGACGACCTGGATCCAGCTGTGA
- a CDS encoding APC family permease, with amino-acid sequence MDSQTAVAPHHAPDPSTAGRLKPDSLGVLGILFFVLSAQAPLTGIAGAVPIAVVIGNGAGVPAAYIAAGVVILLFSIGFVTMGRHVVDAGAFYTYIGKGLGRSAGSGSAGVALFAYCAIQAAMYGLYGATVSGLVEHYADVSIAWWVWALVTMVVVQVLGAAGIEMGAKVLAVFVLAEFSILIAFAVVTFVKGGGPEGLGLADSFSPDAALQGAPGVALMFAVASMFGFEATAIYGEEAREPRKTVPRATYLSVAVVTGFFAFTSWMLVSAHGASQATAEAGKALEGGDAAGWVFAPIAAEFGAWTGDVLPVLLATSLFAGILAFHNSANRYLFSLGREGLLPRGLTTLNSRHSPWAAGVVQTVIAAALIVPFAVLGKDPVLTLFSWFSGVAVLAMMLLYFLTSVSVVVFFRRTRADTRPWNTLIAPVLGALGIAGAIWLIIVNFTTLIGGDSTTAMWLQLTVPVVLVLGLVAARVTRGGRPATD; translated from the coding sequence GTGGACAGTCAGACGGCGGTCGCCCCGCACCACGCACCAGACCCCTCCACGGCAGGCAGGCTCAAGCCCGATTCGCTCGGTGTCCTGGGCATCCTCTTCTTCGTCCTTTCCGCCCAGGCCCCGCTGACGGGCATCGCCGGCGCCGTCCCCATCGCCGTCGTCATCGGCAACGGCGCCGGGGTCCCCGCCGCGTACATCGCGGCCGGCGTCGTGATCCTGCTCTTCTCCATCGGCTTCGTCACCATGGGCCGCCATGTCGTCGACGCCGGCGCCTTCTACACCTACATCGGCAAGGGACTCGGCCGGTCGGCCGGCTCCGGCAGCGCCGGTGTCGCGCTCTTCGCGTACTGCGCCATCCAGGCCGCGATGTACGGGCTCTACGGCGCCACGGTGAGCGGTCTCGTCGAGCACTACGCCGATGTCAGCATCGCCTGGTGGGTGTGGGCGCTGGTGACGATGGTGGTCGTCCAGGTCCTCGGCGCCGCCGGGATCGAGATGGGCGCCAAGGTGCTGGCCGTGTTCGTGCTGGCGGAGTTCAGCATCCTGATCGCCTTCGCCGTGGTGACCTTCGTCAAGGGCGGCGGCCCCGAGGGGCTCGGCCTCGCCGACAGCTTCTCGCCCGACGCGGCGCTCCAGGGCGCCCCCGGGGTGGCGCTGATGTTCGCCGTGGCGTCGATGTTCGGCTTCGAGGCGACCGCCATCTACGGCGAGGAGGCCCGGGAGCCCAGGAAGACGGTGCCGCGCGCCACCTATCTGTCGGTCGCGGTGGTCACCGGCTTCTTCGCCTTCACCTCCTGGATGCTGGTCTCCGCGCACGGCGCGTCCCAGGCCACGGCGGAGGCGGGCAAGGCGCTGGAGGGCGGCGACGCGGCGGGCTGGGTCTTCGCCCCCATCGCGGCGGAGTTCGGCGCCTGGACCGGCGACGTCCTGCCCGTGCTGCTGGCCACCTCCCTGTTCGCCGGCATCCTGGCGTTCCACAACTCCGCCAACCGCTATCTGTTCTCCCTGGGCCGCGAGGGTCTGCTGCCGCGCGGGCTGACCACGCTCAACAGCCGCCACTCCCCCTGGGCGGCCGGTGTCGTCCAGACCGTGATCGCGGCGGCCCTGATCGTCCCGTTCGCCGTGCTGGGCAAGGATCCCGTGCTGACGCTGTTCTCCTGGTTCAGCGGTGTGGCCGTCCTCGCGATGATGCTGCTGTACTTCCTGACCTCCGTCTCCGTGGTCGTCTTCTTCCGCCGCACCCGCGCCGACACCCGGCCCTGGAACACACTGATCGCACCGGTGCTCGGCGCGCTCGGCATCGCCGGGGCGATCTGGCTGATCATCGTGAACTTCACCACCCTCATCGGCGGCGACAGCACCACCGCGATGTGGCTGCAGCTGACCGTGCCGGTGGTGCTGGTCCTGGGTCTCGTCGCGGCACGGGTGACCCGGGGCGGCCGGCCGGCCACGGACTGA
- a CDS encoding TetR/AcrR family transcriptional regulator, which translates to MTDSADVPKSRRPRKRLHYGAGREALLNAAVHVVARGGLRKLTYRAVAEQAGVTHGLVVHHFGSRDALIEEALAHTIRTSLDTSSLEPGTGRVADFSVGLSEMVTADPDTQAFQYELLLESRRRPELLPQIRELYDEYFDAARRELGRMLPAGADQALTRLVFAALDGLVLHQLVFDEPEVTDRAVEELRTLLRLLHANGDARRDDEADAVGDADAVSDADVVGDALA; encoded by the coding sequence ATGACCGACTCCGCCGACGTCCCGAAGAGCCGACGGCCACGCAAGCGCCTCCACTACGGCGCGGGCCGCGAGGCCCTGCTGAACGCCGCCGTGCACGTGGTGGCGCGGGGCGGGCTGCGCAAGCTCACCTACCGGGCGGTCGCGGAGCAGGCGGGGGTCACCCATGGTCTCGTCGTGCACCACTTCGGGTCGCGGGACGCGCTGATCGAGGAGGCCCTCGCCCACACCATCCGCACCTCGCTCGACACCAGCTCCCTGGAACCGGGCACCGGCAGGGTCGCGGACTTCTCCGTCGGGCTGTCCGAGATGGTCACGGCCGATCCGGACACCCAGGCGTTCCAGTACGAGCTGCTGCTGGAGTCCCGCCGCCGGCCGGAGCTGCTGCCGCAGATCCGTGAGCTGTACGACGAGTACTTCGACGCCGCCCGGCGCGAGCTGGGCCGGATGCTCCCGGCCGGCGCGGACCAGGCGCTGACCCGGCTGGTCTTCGCCGCGCTGGACGGGCTGGTGCTGCACCAGCTGGTCTTCGACGAGCCGGAGGTCACGGACCGGGCCGTGGAGGAGCTGCGCACCCTGCTGCGGCTGCTGCACGCGAACGGCGACGCCCGCCGGGACGACGAGGCCGACGCGGTGGGCGACGCCGACGCGGTGAGCGACGCCGACGTGGTGGGCGACGCCCTCGCATAG
- a CDS encoding fumarylacetoacetate hydrolase family protein: protein MPEYRRILLDGATVDVTVDGDELVAGDGRRVKTEEARHLPPVVPSKVIAVHLNHRSRVDEFQIDLPQTPTYFHKPTSSLNSHQGAIVRPDGCKWLNYEGEVAIVIGKTARNISPAEAGEYIAGYTVANDYGLHDFRDTDAGSMLRVKGSDTLCPLGPGLVTDWDFHGKRLRTYVNGEVVQDGSTDEMKWDMHYLVADIARTITLYPGDVLLSGTPANSRPVQPGDVVEVEVEGLGRLTNHIVTGPTAVRSDVGAQPTESEEVLSTALGGDWEFRGVRPPRR, encoded by the coding sequence ATGCCTGAGTACCGCCGCATCCTTCTCGACGGAGCCACCGTCGACGTCACCGTCGACGGCGACGAACTGGTCGCCGGTGACGGCCGCCGCGTCAAGACCGAGGAGGCCCGGCACCTCCCGCCGGTCGTGCCGTCCAAGGTGATCGCCGTCCACCTCAACCACCGCAGCCGCGTCGACGAGTTCCAGATCGATCTTCCTCAGACACCCACCTACTTCCACAAGCCGACCTCCTCCCTCAACTCCCACCAGGGCGCGATCGTCCGGCCCGACGGCTGCAAGTGGCTCAACTACGAGGGCGAGGTCGCCATCGTCATCGGGAAGACCGCGCGGAACATCTCCCCCGCCGAGGCGGGCGAGTACATCGCCGGCTACACGGTCGCCAACGACTACGGTCTGCACGACTTCCGTGACACCGACGCCGGTTCGATGCTGCGGGTGAAGGGCTCCGACACCCTCTGCCCGCTCGGGCCGGGGCTCGTCACCGACTGGGACTTCCACGGCAAGCGGCTGCGGACGTACGTCAACGGCGAGGTCGTCCAGGACGGTTCGACGGACGAGATGAAGTGGGACATGCACTACCTCGTCGCCGACATCGCCCGCACCATCACGCTGTACCCGGGCGACGTCCTGCTCTCCGGCACCCCGGCCAACTCCCGGCCGGTCCAGCCCGGCGATGTCGTCGAGGTGGAGGTGGAGGGCCTCGGCCGGCTCACCAACCACATCGTGACCGGCCCCACCGCCGTACGGAGCGACGTGGGCGCGCAGCCCACCGAGTCCGAGGAGGTGCTGTCCACCGCGCTCGGCGGCGACTGGGAGTTCCGTGGCGTCCGCCCGCCCCGGCGGTGA